The window cTGAAACAACGAGAGTTGTTCTATTGAGCAAGCTGCGTTTGAAGAGAGTCTCGCCATGTCGTCCAGCGCGTCTGCCTCCACCTCCGCCATCGTCGCCGACAAGGTAAGGTGCCACCATATTCTCAAGATCGATGGCTTTTTGGGCATGATCGCCCTAACCTGCGGGGAGTGTGTGACATCTTGCCCATTCACCATCGGAGACCATCTATGACGAATTAGGTGCGACATCGTCGTCTTCAAGAAGTCTCGCGCCCAAGAGGGACCGGCAGGGCCCGCTGCACCAAGGCCAGTCTCGGTGCTGCCATCCGACCTGAACCGCCACCTCGGCGACCTCCTCGAGACCGGGAAGGGCGCCGACGTGGTGTTTGAGGTCGCCGGCCACAAGTtctccgcgcaccgctggctgctcgCGGCCCGGTCGCCGGTCTTCAATGCGGAGCTCTTTGGTGCAATGAAGGAGAGCGACATCGCCGTCAGCGTGGTCCGCATCGGCGACATGGAGGCGGGGGTGTTCGAGGCTTTCCTCGGCTTCATGTACACCGGCTCGCTGCCGGAGATGgcaaaggaggaggaagacgccatgTACCAGCATCTCCTTGTGGCCGCCGACAGGTATAACATGGAGAGGCTCAAGTTGATTTGCGAAGACAAGCTGTGCAAGAGAATTGATGGGAGCACCGTGGCCAACGTGTTGGCGTTGGCTGAGCTTCACCACCGCCGTGATCTCAAGGACGCATGCTACGAATTTCTCAGCACTCCTGCAAATCTTACGGAGGCCATGGCCACTGACGGTTCCGAGCATCTGAGCACAAGCTGCCCTTCTGTTGTCAAGGAGCTGATTGCCTTGTGCTCCGCACCTTAGTCCAGTGAAATACTGATCGATCAGCTTATGTGTCTGAACTTTGGAGGGGATGCCAGAAGACACTTCTGATATATAGTTGCCAAGTGCTGGATGCNNNNNNNNNNNNNNNNNNNNNNNNNNNNNNNNNNNNNNNNNNNNNNNNNNNNNNNNNNNNNNNNNNNNNNNNNNNNNNNNNNNNNNNNNNNNNNNNNNNNNNNNNNNNNNNNNNNNNNNNNNNNNNNNNNNNNNNNNNNNNNNNNNNNNNNNNNNNNNNNNNNNNNNNNNNNNNNNNNNNNNNNNNNNNNNNNNNNNNNNNNNNN is drawn from Triticum dicoccoides isolate Atlit2015 ecotype Zavitan chromosome 4A, WEW_v2.0, whole genome shotgun sequence and contains these coding sequences:
- the LOC119284131 gene encoding BTB/POZ and MATH domain-containing protein 1-like — translated: MTSAGGGRLWSTPRTPRRLGSSCSKANHRAQLGESMAKCGSARCSNVSNARRCRTSSASALAIRGAGGTGILSGSKCQSCGSVTSGYGRDNFSIKCDIVVFKKSRAQEGPAGPAAPRPVSVLPSDLNRHLGDLLETGKGADVVFEVAGHKFSAHRWLLAARSPVFNAELFGAMKESDIAVSVVRIGDMEAGVFEAFLGFMYTGSLPEMAKEEEDAMYQHLLVAADRYNMERLKLICEDKLCKRIDGSTVANVLALAELHHRRDLKDACYEFLSTPANLTEAMATDGSEHLSTSCPSVVKELIALCSAP